The following are from one region of the Acidobacteriota bacterium genome:
- a CDS encoding ABC transporter ATP-binding protein: protein MERHTLETRAGSRGSLRGRCGENGGGGEPDGGPSHGGGPRKTASQGSHRDSPGAANPLPPNATAGRSLSPHRARSRLETGSRPRREPYIGLVAATTPNPFSDDPAVTARGLTRRFGCVLALDGIDLDLRWGRCLALVGPNGAGKSTALRLLCGLLRPDAGTVRVAGLDPVRDGRRLRETIGAVPDFPVLYDELTGRENLLAVARLRGIPRGEADRRIEELAAALRLQDSLDRPVAGCSRGERKKAALAAALLHAPPVLFLDEPFEGVDPLSARTIRELLGELRSRGAAVLVTSHVIPLVEAIASDVAILESGRLIAGGSLAEIAAAYGDLESAVLAAGGTAAAAPALPWYRVR from the coding sequence ATCGAGCGCCACACCCTCGAGACGCGCGCCGGAAGCCGCGGTTCGCTCCGGGGGCGGTGCGGCGAGAACGGCGGCGGCGGCGAGCCAGACGGCGGTCCAAGCCATGGGGGTGGACCGAGGAAGACCGCGAGCCAGGGTTCTCATCGGGACTCCCCGGGGGCCGCGAACCCCCTCCCGCCGAACGCCACGGCGGGACGCTCATTATCCCCCCATCGGGCCCGGTCCCGCCTGGAGACCGGCTCCCGGCCCCGCCGGGAGCCTTACATTGGCCTCGTGGCCGCCACTACGCCCAATCCCTTTTCGGACGATCCGGCCGTCACCGCTCGCGGGCTGACGCGCCGGTTCGGCTGCGTTCTCGCCCTGGATGGGATCGATCTCGATCTCCGCTGGGGCCGTTGTCTCGCCCTGGTCGGACCGAACGGAGCCGGAAAATCGACGGCGCTGCGGCTGCTGTGCGGACTCCTCCGTCCCGACGCGGGGACGGTGCGGGTCGCGGGGCTCGATCCGGTGCGGGACGGGCGCCGCCTGCGCGAGACGATCGGGGCCGTGCCCGACTTCCCGGTGCTCTACGACGAGCTGACGGGCAGGGAGAACCTCTTGGCGGTCGCGCGCCTGCGGGGAATTCCCCGGGGAGAAGCGGACCGCCGCATCGAAGAGCTGGCCGCAGCGCTCCGCCTCCAGGATTCGCTCGACCGTCCGGTGGCCGGATGCTCGCGCGGCGAACGGAAGAAAGCGGCGCTCGCCGCCGCGCTCCTCCACGCGCCGCCGGTGCTTTTTCTCGACGAGCCGTTCGAAGGCGTCGACCCCCTGTCCGCACGCACGATCAGGGAGCTGTTGGGGGAGCTGCGGAGCCGGGGCGCCGCCGTCCTGGTGACGTCGCATGTGATTCCCCTCGTCGAGGCGATCGCCAGCGACGTGGCGATCCTCGAGAGCGGCCGGCTGATCGCCGGTGGAAGCCTGGCGGAGATCGCTGCCGCCTACGGCGACCTCGAGTCGGCGGTGCTCGCGGCCGGCGGGACGGCGGCGGCCGCTCCGGCGCTGCCCTGGTACCGCGTCCGATGA
- a CDS encoding carboxypeptidase regulatory-like domain-containing protein: MRTLARGLPRSTPMAWTAVWLAAAAVLAAPPPERTAASGARLEGVALDPLGRAIAGVEIRLVPERREGDWPFLVTARTGRDGRFALAGLRPGAYRLIAVKGGYAVLVGEIDTMLRRSLELVLHPAGPPGRAGSRPPDGAWALRLPERDRLEARRGWPERADPTGSAAAGKAPLVVEVAVSQRDAVTPEAGAGVSGGMAGTFDLSGNKRLAFSAQHREEGFDASLRDDADALVLRFGGSTGSGAPFETQLEMRREARTRGPASGRPGIEAGSGGARLVVAYRAPGSGLVLRGEAAGIRARFSPGDPADRSASAARFAMALSREWTAGGRRTWFEATVRHAGGPAPDPEHPAAPVVAAGFAVPGRTTLEDSSGSSLELRVGQRWSAAAGRAELRAGLAARGERGSAFGTAPRAGMSLGFSYRLAPAWVVTVDGGVRAEAGGRAAPAFRVGLSGRAGRVEWSLSRVMRTGPAPWAGDAEGAVPEPYLPLIGASTARVDDWIIEAGWPATHRRPGFRIRGALFGARGDLLPALPGDVPLLPVAWDASASGALLDLAFEHRPTGTHVELTWETLEDRGGLLAGLDEWTRSEVRVRQRIGDAFGDRATCHLLLGIERSGVGPRADAGRRALLARRRVSGGVAVAF; this comes from the coding sequence ATGAGAACCCTGGCTCGCGGTCTTCCTCGGTCCACCCCCATGGCTTGGACCGCCGTCTGGCTCGCCGCCGCCGCCGTTCTCGCCGCACCGCCCCCGGAGCGAACCGCGGCTTCCGGCGCGCGTCTCGAGGGTGTGGCGCTCGATCCTCTGGGGCGGGCCATCGCCGGAGTCGAGATCCGCCTCGTTCCGGAACGGCGCGAGGGCGACTGGCCGTTTCTCGTGACCGCGCGCACCGGCCGGGACGGCCGCTTCGCGCTGGCGGGGCTCCGGCCCGGTGCCTACCGGTTGATCGCCGTGAAGGGGGGCTACGCGGTCCTCGTCGGCGAGATCGACACGATGCTGCGCCGGTCGCTGGAGCTGGTGCTCCATCCGGCGGGCCCGCCGGGCCGGGCTGGCTCGCGTCCCCCGGACGGCGCCTGGGCGCTGAGGCTGCCGGAGCGTGACCGCCTCGAGGCGCGGCGAGGGTGGCCGGAGCGGGCGGACCCGACCGGGTCGGCCGCCGCCGGAAAGGCTCCGTTGGTGGTGGAGGTGGCCGTCTCCCAGCGGGACGCCGTCACTCCGGAGGCGGGCGCCGGGGTCAGCGGTGGAATGGCGGGCACGTTCGATCTTTCGGGCAACAAGCGCCTGGCCTTCTCGGCCCAGCACCGCGAGGAGGGGTTCGACGCTTCGCTCCGCGACGACGCCGACGCTCTGGTGTTGCGGTTCGGGGGCAGCACGGGTTCGGGCGCACCGTTCGAAACGCAGCTCGAGATGCGCCGTGAGGCCAGAACCCGCGGGCCGGCTTCCGGCCGTCCCGGGATCGAGGCCGGATCCGGCGGCGCCCGGCTGGTGGTGGCGTATCGGGCTCCGGGGAGCGGGCTCGTGCTGCGCGGAGAGGCCGCGGGGATCCGCGCGCGGTTCTCGCCCGGCGATCCGGCCGATCGAAGCGCGAGCGCGGCTCGGTTCGCGATGGCCCTGTCGCGCGAGTGGACGGCCGGCGGACGGCGGACGTGGTTCGAGGCCACCGTCCGCCATGCCGGCGGGCCGGCTCCCGATCCGGAGCACCCGGCCGCTCCGGTCGTGGCCGCCGGGTTCGCCGTGCCCGGCCGGACGACCCTCGAGGATTCCTCCGGAAGCTCCCTGGAGTTGCGCGTGGGGCAGAGGTGGTCCGCGGCCGCCGGCCGGGCCGAGCTGCGCGCCGGGCTGGCCGCGCGCGGGGAGCGGGGCTCCGCCTTCGGAACCGCCCCCCGGGCCGGGATGAGTCTGGGCTTCAGCTACCGCCTCGCACCGGCGTGGGTGGTGACCGTCGACGGCGGCGTCCGGGCCGAGGCGGGCGGCCGGGCCGCCCCCGCCTTCCGGGTCGGCCTATCCGGCCGCGCCGGGCGCGTGGAATGGTCCCTGTCCAGGGTCATGCGCACGGGGCCGGCTCCGTGGGCGGGCGACGCGGAGGGTGCCGTCCCCGAGCCGTATCTGCCCCTGATCGGGGCCTCGACCGCCCGTGTCGACGACTGGATCATCGAGGCGGGATGGCCCGCCACGCACCGGCGGCCCGGATTCCGGATCCGGGGCGCGCTCTTCGGAGCACGAGGCGATCTGCTCCCCGCCCTCCCCGGCGACGTCCCGCTTCTTCCCGTGGCCTGGGACGCCTCCGCCTCGGGCGCTCTGCTCGATCTCGCTTTCGAGCACCGGCCGACCGGAACGCACGTCGAGCTCACGTGGGAGACGCTCGAGGACCGCGGCGGCCTGCTCGCCGGTCTCGACGAGTGGACTCGGAGCGAGGTCAGGGTGAGGCAGCGGATCGGTGACGCGTTCGGCGATCGGGCGACCTGCCACCTCCTGCTGGGGATCGAGCGCTCCGGCGTCGGCCCGCGCGCGGACGCGGGGCGGCGCGCGCTGCTCGCCCGGCGGCGGGTCTCGGGCGGCGTCGCGGTGGCCTTCTGA